One genomic segment of Hordeum vulgare subsp. vulgare chromosome 2H, MorexV3_pseudomolecules_assembly, whole genome shotgun sequence includes these proteins:
- the LOC123430723 gene encoding cytosolic sulfotransferase 8-like encodes MAMAAPTPSASCRLVGPIPFKDVVGGEEDDRTTPSEECGHTIATLPTIALLGRFVHHQYQGAWVIHERMPGVLSFQRRFAPLAGDVLLASPPKCGTTWLKAMSFATMARAAYPPSAADHPLRRLNPHECVPFIDDLLSAGHDTKLDALPSPRLMNTHMQHSLLPASVADNPNAKIVYICREPKDMLVSMWHFGNTIHPCEFSELFESACEGRTTDGPVWDHVLGYWRASKAAPERVLFLRYEEMLLNPVDGVIKLAEFLGVPFSAADAAAGLPADIVKLCSIETMKGLEANRTGASGVFYKFPHEANFRKGVIGDWVNHMTPEMAQRLDAIVEDKLRGSGLSFGSFGSGFRPVRVARERTAPSLES; translated from the exons ATGGCCATGGCCGCTCCTACTCCAAGCGCATCTTGCCGCCTCGTAGGTCCCATCCCGTTCAAGGATGTcgtcggcggcgaggaggacgaccggACCACCCCGTCCGAAGAGTGCGGGCACACCATCGCCACCTTGCCGACCATCGCCCTCCTAGGCCGCTTCGTGCACCACCAATACCAGGGCGCTTGGGTGATCCACGAGAGGATGCCCGGGGTCCTCTCTTTCCAGCGGCGCTTCGCCCCGCTCGCCGGCGACGTGCTCCTCGCGAGCCCACCCAAGTGCGGCACCACGTGGCTCAAGGCCATGTCCTTCGCGACCATGGCTCGGGCGGCGTACCCGCCCTCCGCCGCCGACCACCCGCTCCGTCGCCTCAACCCACACGAGTGCGTCCCTTTCATCGACGATCTGTTGAGCGCAGGGCACGACACCAAGCTGGATGCGCTGCCGTCGCCTAGGCTCATGAACACGCACATGCAACACTCCCTGCTGCCCGCCTCTGTTGCGGACAACCCCAACGCCAAGATCGTCTACATCTGCAG GGAGCCCAAGGATATGCTGGTGTCCATGTGGCACTTTGGCAATACCATTCACCCATGCGAGTTCTCTGAACTGTTTGAGAGTGCATGCGAGGGCAGGACCACAGATGGCCCCGTCTGGGACCACGTTCTGGGTTACTGGAGGGCAAGCAAAGCCGCTCCGGAGAGGGTCTTGTTCCTGAGGTACGAGGAGATGCTGCTCAACCCGGTCGACGGTGTCATAAAGCTGGCGGAGTTCCTCGGGGTGCCCTTCTCAGCTGCCGACGCGGCGGCAGGGCTTCCGGCAGACATCGTCAAGTTGTGCAGCATTGAGACGATGAAAGGTCTAGAAGCGAACAGGACGGGCGCGTCCGGGGTGTTCTACAAGTTCCCGCATGAAGCCAACTTCAGGAAAGGGGTGATTGGAGACTGGGTGAACCATATGACCCCAGAGATGGCGCAGCGCTTGGACGCCATTGTTGAGGACAAGCTCCGGGGATCGGGGCTGTCTTTTGGCTCTTTTGGATCGGGGTTTCGTCCCGTACGTGTCGCCCGAGAGCGGACGGCGCCTTCCTTAGAAAGTTAA
- the LOC123430724 gene encoding uncharacterized protein LOC123430724: protein MEAPCEYQLAVAADYWDGRPAMEPTAWVPGLPLQMTVAAPSNSDLVVSSSVRQQLKLVDEYDHYAVQVFEQAAESLKERVDEMEMKMHLFPPSMGDLADHYAAPKVVSIGPYHHGRTPALQEMESVKHAAACHFVKATGRPIQEVYWAVCTVAEEARGHYHGGRLRGLGDDDFKPMMFLDGCFLLQYMQFWCRESGGDEDPDMDPSLYNAFSSVDRPILSDVVLLENQLPWVVIKALLSFLPGPGLDMETLIGRVKQTLQTRQVRYFDAPTLDYTPPHLLGLLRHHIVGSNNTKKSEPELSERAKELSISVSAMELAEIGIEITATKPTPEGAELRKMGIDRKKSWLTGELFLAPLSLNDANATFLVNMAALEQCTTPDFFAQDEEKSAVCSYLCLLGMVTDSEEDVQQLRKKHILQGGAGLSNKDALDLLNKLENRLRPGTHYLSTMILIENYKTDRWKRIEFHKFHYNYRKAILLTISGIAGLASFLGTLKSLK, encoded by the coding sequence ATGGAAGCACCTTGCGAGTATCAGCTGGCCGTGGCGGCTGATTACTGGGACGGGAGGCCGGCCATGGAACCAACTGCATGGGTTCCTGGCCTCCCTCTGCAGATGACAGTCGCTGCTCCTAGCAACAGTGATCTGGTTGTCAGCTCCAGCGTACGGCAGCAGCTGAAGCTGGTCGATGAATATGACCACTACGCGGTTCAAGTGTTCGAGCAAGCAGCAGAATCACTCAAGGAGAGAGTGGATGAGATGGAGATGAAGATGCACCTGTTCCCGCCGAGCATGGGAGACCTCGCCGACCACTACGCCGCCCCCAAGGTCGTGTCCATCGGCCCCTACCACCACGGCCGGACCCCGGCGCTCCAGGAGATGGAGAGCGTCAAGCACGCGGCCGCATGCCACTTCGTCAAGGCCACGGGCCGCCCCATCCAGGAGGTGTACTGGGCGGTCTGCACCGTCGCAGAGGAGGCCCGCGGCCACTACCACGGCGGCAGGCTGCGGGGTCTCGGCGACGACGACTTCAAGCCGATGATGTTCCTCGACGGCTGCTTCCTGCTGCAGTACATGCAGTTCTGGTGCAGAGAGAGCGGCGGCGACGAGGACCCGGACATGGACCCGTCGCTGTACAATGCTTTCAGCTCAGTCGACCGCCCCATCCTGAGTGACGTGGTGCTGCTTGAGAACCAGCTGCCATGGGTGGTGATTAAGGCGCTCTTGAGCTTCTTGCCCGGGCCTGGCCTGGACATGGAAACGCTCATCGGACGCGTGAAACAGACTCTGCAAACCCGTCAGGTTCGTTACTTCGATGCTCCCACACTGGACTACACACCGCCGCATCTCCTTGGCCTCCTACGACACCACATTGTAGGAAGCAACAATACCAAGAAATCCGAGCCGGAACTATCTGAAAGAGCCAAGGAATTGTCAATTTCCGTGAGTGCTATGGAGCTAGCAGAGATCGGCATCGAGATCACAGCCACCAAACCTACGCCAGAAGGCGCAGAGCTAAGGAAAATGGGCATCGATAGGAAGAAATCGTGGCTCACCGGGGAGCTCTTCTTGGCGCCACTGTCCCTCAACGACGCAAACGCGACTTTCCTCGTCAACATGGCGGCGCTGGAGCAGTGCACGACCCCAGACTTTTTCGCCCAAGACGAGGAGAAATCTGCTGTGTGCTCCTACCTCTGCCTCCTGGGCATGGTGACTGACAGCGAGGAGGATGTGCAGCAGCTGAGGAAGAAGCATATCTTGCAAGGAGGAGCAGGGCTGAGCAACAAGGACGCGCTCGACTTGCTCAACAAGCTCGAGAACCGCCTGCGGCCCGGAACCCACTATCTGAGCACCATGATCCTCATCGAGAACTACAAGACCGATAGGTGGAAGAGGATCGAATTTCACAAGTTTCATTACAACTACCGCAAAGCCATCTTGTTGACCATCTCCGGCATCGCTGGGCTTGCCAGTTTCCTCGGGACGCTCAAGTCTCTCAAGTAA